Proteins encoded by one window of Dyella humicola:
- a CDS encoding UvrD-helicase domain-containing protein yields the protein MLNPQQLAAVEHCDGPLLVLAGAGSGKTSVITQKIAYLITRKKLSPSRIAAITFTNKAAKEMRERVAKLITTEDAAALTVCTFHALGLKFLQIEHERAGLRRGFSVLDADDSEGIIKELSPKGVKPDVLFGIRNLVSRAKNGGLSPEEALAAARSPRELDAATIYDMYQQRLAAFNAVDFDDLIRLPLRILESDEECRNAWRERLRYLLVDEYQDTNDAQYRLLKALTGDRGGITCVGDDDQSIYAWRGANPENIDQLGRDWPTLRVIKLEQNYRCGKRILRAANKLIANNPHLHEKKLWSEHPEGMQIRVLECKDNENEAEKVAAIAATLAEKHKARWHDIAILYRGNFQARPLEKALRLARVPYHLTGALSFLDRAEVKDLLCYLRLLTNPSDDAAFLRVVNVPKREIGSTTLEKLGQIAQTRHAPLLEAARSDAVLRQLTPRPAAALASFTTLMDELRSASLHESAADLVETVLKRTGYAEQIAASTTDATLRERRLGNLRELADWFRAMQRGNNSAGDLAAQLALLSHADRDEPGNAVRMMTLHAAKGLEFRFVFIVGCEDGTLPHDGAIDEGRIDEERRLMYVGITRAKEMLTLSWSSKTKRYGEVHSNQPSRFLHELPQDDLHWQGKDPEADKEVVRETAESHMAKIAAMLAGG from the coding sequence ATGCTCAATCCCCAACAATTGGCCGCCGTCGAACATTGCGACGGCCCGCTGCTGGTATTGGCCGGCGCAGGCTCGGGCAAGACCAGCGTGATCACGCAGAAGATCGCGTATCTGATCACCCGCAAAAAACTGTCGCCGTCCAGGATCGCCGCCATCACCTTCACCAACAAGGCGGCGAAGGAAATGCGCGAGCGTGTGGCCAAGTTGATCACCACGGAGGACGCTGCGGCGCTCACCGTGTGTACGTTCCACGCCCTGGGGCTGAAGTTCCTGCAGATCGAGCATGAGCGCGCCGGCCTGCGCCGTGGCTTTTCCGTGCTCGACGCCGACGATAGCGAAGGCATCATCAAGGAACTGTCGCCCAAGGGCGTCAAGCCGGATGTGCTGTTCGGCATCCGCAACCTGGTCAGCCGCGCCAAGAACGGCGGGCTGTCGCCGGAAGAGGCCCTGGCCGCCGCACGCAGCCCTCGTGAGCTGGATGCCGCCACCATCTACGACATGTATCAGCAGCGTCTTGCCGCCTTCAATGCGGTGGATTTCGACGATTTGATTCGCCTGCCGCTGCGCATCCTGGAAAGCGACGAGGAATGCCGCAATGCCTGGCGCGAGCGCCTGCGCTATCTACTGGTGGACGAATACCAGGACACCAACGACGCCCAGTACCGACTGCTCAAGGCCTTGACTGGCGATCGCGGTGGCATCACCTGCGTGGGCGACGATGACCAGTCGATCTACGCCTGGCGCGGCGCCAATCCCGAGAATATCGATCAACTGGGCAGGGACTGGCCGACGCTGCGCGTGATCAAGCTCGAGCAGAACTATCGCTGCGGCAAACGCATCTTGCGCGCTGCCAACAAGCTGATCGCCAACAATCCGCACCTGCACGAAAAGAAGCTGTGGAGCGAGCATCCGGAAGGCATGCAAATCCGAGTACTGGAGTGCAAGGACAACGAGAACGAAGCCGAAAAAGTCGCCGCCATCGCCGCCACCCTGGCGGAGAAACACAAGGCGCGCTGGCACGATATCGCCATCCTCTATCGCGGCAACTTCCAGGCGCGGCCGCTGGAAAAAGCGCTGCGGCTGGCCCGCGTGCCTTACCACCTCACCGGTGCACTGAGCTTTCTCGACCGCGCCGAAGTGAAGGACCTGCTCTGCTATCTGCGCCTGCTGACCAATCCCAGCGACGACGCCGCCTTCCTGCGCGTAGTGAACGTACCCAAGCGCGAGATCGGCTCGACCACGCTGGAGAAATTGGGCCAGATCGCGCAGACGCGTCATGCACCCCTGCTGGAAGCCGCGCGCAGCGACGCCGTGTTGCGCCAGCTGACGCCGCGCCCCGCCGCCGCGCTGGCTTCCTTCACCACGCTGATGGACGAGTTGCGCAGCGCCTCGCTGCACGAAAGCGCCGCCGACCTGGTGGAAACCGTGCTCAAGCGCACCGGTTACGCCGAACAGATCGCCGCCAGCACCACCGACGCCACCTTGCGTGAGCGCCGCCTCGGCAACCTGCGCGAACTGGCGGACTGGTTCCGCGCCATGCAGCGCGGCAACAACAGCGCGGGTGATCTCGCGGCGCAGCTTGCCCTGCTCAGTCATGCCGACCGTGATGAACCCGGCAATGCCGTGCGCATGATGACCCTGCACGCGGCCAAGGGCCTGGAATTCCGCTTCGTCTTTATCGTCGGCTGCGAGGACGGCACCCTGCCCCACGACGGCGCCATCGACGAGGGCCGCATCGATGAAGAGCGACGCTTGATGTACGTAGGCATCACCCGCGCCAAGGAAATGCTGACGCTGTCGTGGTCGTCCAAGACCAAACGCTACGGTGAAGTACACAGCAACCAGCCGAGCCGCTTCCTGCACGAGTTGCCACAGGATGATCTGCATTGGCAAGGCAAGGACCCGGAGGCGGACAAGGAAGTGGTGCGCGAGACGGCCGAATCGCATATGGCGAAGATCGCCGCGATGCTGGCGGGCGGGTAA
- a CDS encoding thymidine kinase: MAKLYFYYSAMNAGKTTTLLQSAYNYHERGMRTLILTPAFDNRFGDGVVASRIGLKANARRFGADEDLLAVVQADIAARGPLHCVFVDEAQFLGKAQVWQLSDVVDRLNIPVLAFGLRTDFRGELFEGSRYLLAWADKLEEIKTICHTGRKATMVVRVDEQGRAVTEGPQVEIGGNDRYVSVSRAEFKNITEGHGRIELLQPMLPLGEGR; the protein is encoded by the coding sequence ATGGCAAAGCTCTACTTCTATTACTCGGCAATGAATGCTGGCAAGACCACGACATTGCTGCAGAGCGCCTACAACTATCACGAGCGCGGCATGCGCACGCTCATCCTCACGCCCGCCTTCGACAATCGCTTCGGCGATGGCGTGGTGGCTTCGCGCATCGGCCTGAAGGCGAATGCGCGCCGCTTCGGTGCCGACGAAGATCTGCTCGCCGTGGTGCAGGCCGATATAGCGGCGCGCGGGCCGTTGCATTGCGTGTTTGTCGACGAGGCGCAATTTCTCGGCAAGGCGCAGGTATGGCAGCTCAGTGATGTGGTCGACCGCTTGAACATACCGGTGCTGGCCTTCGGCCTGCGTACCGATTTTCGCGGCGAGTTGTTCGAGGGCAGCCGCTACCTGTTGGCCTGGGCCGACAAGCTCGAAGAGATCAAGACCATTTGCCACACGGGCCGCAAGGCCACCATGGTGGTGCGCGTCGATGAACAGGGCCGCGCCGTGACCGAAGGTCCCCAGGTTGAGATTGGCGGCAACGACCGCTATGTCTCGGTGAGCCGCGCCGAGTTCAAGAACATTACCGAGGGACACGGCCGGATCGAACTGCTGCAGCCCATGCTACCGCTGGGCGAAGGGCGCTGA
- the mutM gene encoding bifunctional DNA-formamidopyrimidine glycosylase/DNA-(apurinic or apyrimidinic site) lyase — MPELPEVETTRRGIEPHVVGRRVTGVILRRPDLRWPIPPEISGLLPGQRIDAVERRAKYLLLHTQVGSALVHLGMTGVLRVLPPDALVGKHDHVDIALEPTTTEGPRVLRFTDARRFGSVLWQAPGETHELLASLGPEPLTDDFDGDLLWHLSRGRKAAVKLFLMDNAIVVGVGNIYASEALFAAGIDPRKPAGGVSRARYARLAAEVKRILAWAIERGGTTLRDFINPDGAPGYFFRELQVYGREGEPCQVCGTRIRQVVLGQRSTFWCPRCQR, encoded by the coding sequence GTGCCTGAATTGCCCGAAGTCGAAACCACCCGTCGAGGGATCGAGCCGCATGTTGTCGGCAGGCGCGTTACGGGGGTGATATTGCGTCGCCCCGATTTACGTTGGCCGATTCCGCCGGAAATCAGCGGGCTGTTGCCGGGCCAACGCATCGATGCCGTCGAACGACGCGCGAAGTATCTGCTACTGCATACGCAAGTTGGCAGCGCACTGGTGCACCTGGGCATGACAGGTGTGCTGCGTGTGTTGCCGCCCGATGCATTGGTCGGCAAACACGATCATGTCGATATCGCGCTGGAACCGACCACCACGGAGGGCCCCCGCGTACTACGTTTCACCGATGCTCGACGCTTCGGCAGCGTGCTGTGGCAAGCGCCCGGCGAAACCCATGAGCTGCTTGCCTCGCTCGGCCCCGAGCCACTGACCGACGATTTCGACGGCGACCTGTTGTGGCATCTGTCGCGCGGGCGCAAGGCAGCGGTGAAATTGTTTCTGATGGATAACGCCATCGTGGTGGGCGTGGGGAACATCTACGCCAGCGAAGCGTTGTTTGCGGCAGGCATTGATCCGCGCAAGCCAGCAGGCGGTGTGTCGCGAGCGCGCTATGCGCGGCTGGCAGCGGAGGTGAAACGCATCCTGGCCTGGGCGATCGAGCGCGGTGGCACGACGTTGCGCGATTTCATCAATCCGGACGGTGCGCCGGGTTATTTCTTCCGCGAGTTGCAGGTTTATGGGCGCGAGGGGGAACCGTGTCAGGTGTGTGGCACGCGGATTCGGCAGGTGGTGCTGGGCCAGCGTTCGACGTTTTGGTGTCCGCGCTGTCAGCGGTAG
- the gndA gene encoding NADP-dependent phosphogluconate dehydrogenase, with protein MSQQAIGVVGMAVMGSNLALNIESRGHAVSIYNRHRERTDQVIAENPGKRLVPTYTLPEFVDSLEKPRRILLMVKAGEPTDATLAELKPLLDKGDIVIDGGNTFFQDTIRRERELGAAGLHFIGTGVSGGEEGALHGPSIMPGGPRDAYDLVAPILTEIAARAPDGEPCVAYMGPNGAGHYVKMVHNGIEYGDMQLIAESYAVLRDVLGLSNDELATVYGEWNKGELDSYLITITADIFTKKDNESGNALVDMILDRAAQKGTGKWTSQSALDLSVPLPLITESVFARLLSALKEERVVASKVLPGPKATTFTGDRAAFVEAVRRALYFSKIVSYAQGFAQLRAASDEYQWQLPYGTIARIFRAGCIIRARFLQKITDAYAHDAQLKNLLLDPYFRDIAAQYQDALREVVATAVRAGVAVPCFASAIAYYDSYRAEHLPANLLQAQRDYFGAHTFERIDKPGSFHADWS; from the coding sequence ATGAGTCAGCAGGCGATCGGCGTAGTGGGTATGGCTGTGATGGGCAGCAATCTTGCTTTGAACATCGAAAGTCGCGGCCATGCCGTGTCCATCTACAACCGCCACCGCGAACGCACCGATCAGGTCATCGCCGAGAATCCCGGCAAGCGACTCGTACCCACCTACACCCTGCCCGAGTTCGTCGATTCGCTGGAAAAGCCGCGACGCATCCTGCTGATGGTGAAGGCCGGCGAACCCACCGACGCCACGCTGGCCGAGCTCAAGCCCCTGCTGGACAAGGGCGACATCGTGATCGATGGCGGCAACACGTTTTTCCAGGACACCATCCGTCGCGAACGCGAGCTGGGTGCGGCGGGCCTGCATTTCATCGGCACCGGCGTTTCCGGTGGTGAGGAAGGCGCATTGCATGGCCCCTCGATCATGCCCGGCGGCCCGCGCGACGCCTACGACCTGGTCGCGCCCATCCTCACCGAAATCGCTGCGCGCGCTCCTGATGGCGAACCCTGCGTGGCCTATATGGGCCCGAATGGCGCCGGCCATTACGTGAAGATGGTGCACAACGGCATCGAATACGGTGACATGCAGTTGATCGCCGAGAGCTACGCAGTGCTCCGCGACGTGCTTGGCCTTTCCAACGACGAACTCGCAACGGTTTACGGTGAGTGGAACAAGGGTGAGCTGGACAGCTACCTCATCACCATCACCGCCGATATCTTCACCAAGAAAGACAATGAATCCGGCAACGCGCTGGTCGACATGATTCTTGACCGCGCCGCCCAGAAGGGCACCGGCAAATGGACCAGCCAGAGCGCGCTCGACCTGAGCGTGCCGCTTCCCTTGATTACGGAGTCGGTTTTTGCACGCCTGCTTTCGGCACTCAAGGAGGAACGCGTTGTCGCCAGCAAGGTGCTGCCGGGCCCGAAGGCCACTACCTTCACGGGCGACCGCGCTGCCTTTGTTGAAGCCGTGCGGCGCGCGCTGTACTTCAGCAAGATCGTGTCCTATGCCCAGGGCTTCGCGCAGCTGCGCGCCGCCTCGGACGAATATCAGTGGCAGCTGCCCTACGGCACCATCGCGCGCATCTTCCGCGCCGGTTGCATCATCCGCGCGCGCTTCCTGCAGAAGATCACCGATGCCTATGCGCACGACGCGCAACTGAAGAACCTGCTGCTCGACCCGTATTTCCGCGATATCGCCGCGCAGTACCAGGATGCGTTGCGCGAGGTCGTGGCGACGGCGGTGCGTGCCGGCGTGGCCGTGCCGTGTTTCGCCTCGGCCATCGCCTACTACGACAGCTATCGCGCCGAACATCTGCCGGCCAATCTGCTGCAGGCGCAGCGCGATTATTTTGGCGCGCATACGTTCGAACGCATCGACAAGCCCGGCAGCTTCCACGCCGACTGGAGCTGA
- a CDS encoding GldG family protein, protein MTRLFRHLNSWLFAVALLLGAGALGYLTMRYEFATDWTYGGRASLSTETRAVLATLGGPVEIVSYASPQGDLRNTISLFVQRYQRVKNDLSLRFVDPQQDPAAMRELGITVDGALIIHYLGREQRLDELSERSMTNGLERLARGGERIVAFVSGDGERRADGKGNADLGTFMAQLEGRGMRAVPLNFSQVNAVPQHTDLVVLASPELALPDAAAKALTDYVANGGNLLWLTEPSNDDLHLQSLADALSVRVLPGVLVDGQGAALGLHDPRMITLGSYPVNPITRGLTLTTLFPQVSALAVSARSDWTVMPFLRSSAQSWTEFKPIDNAQSSTVQYDASLGELKGPLDFAFAMTRLSPSPDKKEQRVVLIGDGDFLSNTFLGNGGNRALGERIFDWLLGDDALVNLPPRGAPDRVLQISQAQLSGVTLGFLVVLPLLLLGIGGWITWRRRRA, encoded by the coding sequence ATGACGCGCCTGTTCCGACATCTGAACAGCTGGCTGTTCGCCGTGGCCCTGCTGCTTGGCGCGGGCGCGCTGGGCTACCTCACCATGCGGTATGAGTTCGCTACGGACTGGACTTACGGCGGCCGCGCCAGCCTGTCGACCGAAACTCGTGCCGTACTGGCGACGCTCGGTGGCCCGGTGGAGATCGTCAGCTACGCCAGCCCGCAAGGGGATCTGCGCAACACCATCAGCCTTTTCGTGCAGCGCTATCAGCGCGTGAAGAATGACCTGTCGCTGCGCTTCGTCGATCCGCAGCAGGACCCGGCCGCGATGCGCGAGTTGGGCATCACGGTCGACGGCGCCCTGATCATCCATTATCTGGGTCGTGAGCAGCGTCTGGATGAATTGTCCGAGCGCAGCATGACGAATGGATTGGAACGCCTGGCACGTGGCGGCGAGCGCATCGTGGCCTTCGTTTCCGGTGACGGCGAGCGCCGCGCCGACGGCAAGGGCAATGCAGACCTCGGCACCTTCATGGCGCAGCTGGAAGGGCGCGGCATGCGTGCCGTGCCGCTGAATTTCTCCCAAGTGAACGCGGTACCGCAACACACCGACCTGGTGGTGCTGGCGAGCCCGGAACTGGCGTTGCCCGATGCGGCGGCGAAGGCGCTGACCGACTACGTCGCCAATGGCGGCAACCTGCTGTGGCTAACCGAACCGAGCAACGATGACCTGCATCTGCAGTCGCTGGCCGATGCGCTGAGCGTGCGCGTGCTGCCCGGCGTCCTCGTCGATGGCCAGGGCGCGGCGCTGGGCCTGCACGACCCGCGCATGATCACCTTGGGAAGCTACCCGGTAAACCCGATCACGCGCGGCCTGACGTTGACCACGTTGTTCCCGCAAGTCTCTGCCCTGGCGGTGAGCGCACGCAGCGACTGGACCGTGATGCCGTTCCTGCGCTCCAGCGCGCAAAGCTGGACCGAGTTCAAACCCATCGACAATGCACAAAGCTCCACGGTCCAGTACGACGCCAGCCTCGGCGAGCTGAAGGGCCCGCTGGACTTTGCCTTTGCGATGACCCGGCTTTCGCCTAGCCCGGACAAGAAAGAGCAGCGCGTCGTGCTGATCGGCGACGGCGACTTCCTCTCCAACACGTTCTTGGGCAATGGCGGCAATCGCGCACTGGGTGAACGCATCTTTGACTGGCTGCTCGGCGACGACGCCCTGGTCAACTTGCCGCCGCGGGGCGCGCCGGACCGCGTGCTGCAAATTTCGCAGGCGCAGCTGAGCGGCGTGACCCTGGGCTTCCTGGTCGTGTTGCCGCTGCTGCTGCTGGGCATCGGCGGATGGATCACCTGGCGCCGGCGCCGCGCATGA
- a CDS encoding ABC transporter permease, protein MSLPLMGVFAVTRLELRRLFVRPLAWVLAALTLALLAWRFVLLLGGFLASQIKLAALPGGPGYTDLVGIPMLSSILTGGMLPFGVAELALVIVPLLAMSTLAGERSNGTLPLWFAAGLPASHIVLGKYFALMLWLLIWLVLALVMPLSLAHGVTLDWGKLASASLGLLLMLATLAAIGVACSAFTALPAMAAAMSLMLGLALAGVNLGAQMAGVGNGFFNWLSMSNHLESLLRGLVSSADVMWFVLVIAVALALATQRLASERERG, encoded by the coding sequence ATGAGCCTGCCGTTGATGGGCGTGTTCGCGGTAACGCGACTGGAACTTCGGCGCCTGTTTGTCCGGCCGTTGGCCTGGGTGCTCGCCGCACTGACGCTGGCCCTGCTGGCCTGGCGCTTCGTGCTGCTGTTGGGCGGTTTCCTGGCCAGCCAGATCAAGCTTGCCGCGCTACCCGGCGGCCCCGGCTATACCGACCTGGTCGGCATACCGATGTTGAGCAGCATCCTTACCGGCGGCATGCTGCCGTTCGGTGTTGCAGAGCTGGCGCTGGTGATCGTGCCGCTGCTGGCCATGTCGACCCTGGCCGGCGAGCGCAGCAACGGCACCTTGCCGCTTTGGTTCGCCGCCGGCCTGCCCGCCTCGCATATCGTGCTGGGCAAGTACTTCGCGCTGATGTTGTGGCTGCTGATCTGGCTGGTGCTGGCACTGGTCATGCCCTTGAGTCTCGCGCATGGCGTCACCCTGGACTGGGGCAAGCTGGCGTCCGCATCGCTGGGCCTGTTGCTGATGCTGGCCACGCTCGCCGCCATCGGCGTGGCCTGCTCGGCCTTCACGGCGCTTCCCGCCATGGCGGCCGCCATGAGTCTGATGCTCGGACTGGCCTTGGCTGGCGTGAACCTGGGCGCGCAGATGGCTGGCGTCGGCAACGGCTTTTTCAATTGGCTGTCGATGAGCAATCACCTGGAGTCGCTGCTGCGTGGACTGGTTTCCAGCGCCGACGTCATGTGGTTCGTGCTGGTCATCGCGGTCGCGCTGGCGCTTGCCACGCAACGCCTGGCCTCCGAGCGGGAGCGCGGCTGA
- a CDS encoding ABC transporter ATP-binding protein: MTAPTAVLQLDHITRHRAGRPAVTDLSLQLDSGQVLGLLGVNGAGKSTTLAMVAGALVPDKGSIKLNGKDFIEHPELARRAIGWLPERAPMWPELTVSEHLDAHGRLRGLHGAALAQACRKIIERLDLGSLAPRLAGVLSQGQRQRLGLACALLHEPSLLVLDEPANALDPVQVAALRGVIREQAAAGTAIILSTHLLAEVTAACDRVAILHEGQLRYDGPIKDDDHRMLEQTFFDIAMRGDENRDRMQAA, from the coding sequence ATGACCGCGCCTACCGCCGTACTGCAACTGGATCACATAACCCGCCACCGCGCCGGGCGACCTGCCGTGACCGATCTCAGCCTGCAGCTGGACTCGGGACAGGTACTGGGTTTGCTGGGGGTCAACGGTGCGGGAAAGTCGACCACGCTGGCCATGGTGGCCGGGGCCCTGGTGCCCGATAAAGGCAGCATCAAGCTGAATGGAAAGGACTTTATCGAGCATCCCGAACTGGCTCGCCGTGCCATCGGCTGGCTGCCGGAACGTGCCCCTATGTGGCCAGAACTGACCGTCAGCGAACATCTGGACGCTCATGGGCGCCTGCGCGGCCTGCATGGCGCGGCCCTGGCACAGGCCTGCAGGAAGATCATCGAGCGCCTCGACCTGGGCTCGCTGGCCCCTCGACTGGCCGGCGTATTGTCGCAGGGCCAACGCCAACGGCTGGGGCTGGCCTGTGCGCTGCTGCATGAACCTTCCCTGCTGGTGCTGGACGAACCCGCCAACGCGCTCGACCCGGTACAAGTGGCGGCATTGCGTGGCGTGATCCGCGAACAGGCTGCTGCCGGCACTGCCATCATTCTTTCCACGCATCTGCTGGCCGAGGTGACGGCCGCCTGCGATCGCGTGGCCATCCTGCATGAAGGCCAGTTGCGCTACGACGGCCCGATCAAAGACGACGACCACCGCATGCTGGAACAGACCTTCTTCGATATCGCCATGCGCGGCGACGAGAACCGCGACCGGATGCAAGCCGCATGA
- a CDS encoding DesA family fatty acid desaturase, giving the protein MLDAVLNFLSNGITHAGWLSMLIYMLVMTQLTIFTVTLYLHRCQTHRGVDLHPVVAHFFRFWGWLTTGMVTKEWVAVHRKHHAKVETEEDPHSPQIYGIKKVFWDGVSLYRDASEVKEDLEKYGRGTPDDWLERNVYGAHPYWGPTLMLVISFALFGVIGAALWAVQMMWIPFWAAGFVNGIGHWWGYRNFESADTATNLIPWGFWIGGEELHNNHHAFPSSAKFALRKWEFDIGWAAICALRAVGLAKVLRVAPSLDVRPNVHLPDAETLKGVLTHRFQAMTDYYRNVIIPTMRDEAQHAGDSIKSTPRRMRRALADGGRWLDSEGRDRMQAVLAKRPTLSTVCDFRARLAALMEQRGPDQALKGLQQWVAEAEQSGIRSLQEFAARLKSYSVANA; this is encoded by the coding sequence ATGCTCGACGCAGTCCTCAATTTCTTGTCCAACGGCATCACGCATGCCGGTTGGCTCAGCATGTTGATCTACATGCTGGTCATGACCCAGCTCACCATCTTCACGGTGACGCTGTACCTGCACCGCTGCCAGACGCATCGCGGTGTGGACCTGCACCCGGTGGTGGCGCATTTCTTCCGCTTCTGGGGCTGGCTCACCACGGGCATGGTCACCAAGGAGTGGGTGGCGGTGCATCGCAAGCACCACGCCAAGGTCGAGACCGAGGAAGATCCGCACAGCCCGCAGATCTACGGCATCAAGAAGGTGTTCTGGGACGGCGTCTCGCTGTACCGCGATGCCAGCGAAGTGAAGGAAGACCTCGAGAAGTACGGCCGCGGCACGCCTGACGACTGGCTCGAGCGCAACGTCTATGGCGCCCATCCGTATTGGGGTCCGACCCTGATGCTGGTGATCAGCTTTGCCCTGTTCGGCGTGATCGGCGCCGCGCTGTGGGCCGTGCAGATGATGTGGATCCCGTTCTGGGCCGCCGGCTTCGTCAACGGCATCGGCCACTGGTGGGGTTACCGCAACTTCGAAAGCGCCGACACCGCGACCAACCTGATTCCCTGGGGTTTCTGGATCGGCGGCGAAGAGCTGCACAACAACCACCACGCCTTCCCGAGCTCGGCGAAGTTCGCCCTGCGCAAGTGGGAGTTCGATATCGGCTGGGCCGCCATCTGCGCTCTGCGTGCCGTGGGCCTGGCCAAGGTGCTGCGCGTGGCGCCGTCGCTGGACGTGCGCCCGAACGTACACCTGCCGGATGCCGAAACGCTGAAGGGCGTGCTCACCCATCGCTTCCAGGCGATGACCGACTACTACCGCAACGTGATCATCCCGACCATGCGCGACGAAGCGCAGCACGCCGGCGACAGCATCAAGTCGACGCCGCGCCGCATGCGCCGTGCGCTGGCCGACGGTGGTCGTTGGCTGGATAGCGAAGGTCGTGACCGCATGCAGGCCGTGCTGGCTAAGCGTCCGACCTTGAGCACGGTGTGCGATTTCCGCGCCCGCCTCGCCGCCCTGATGGAGCAGCGCGGTCCCGACCAGGCGCTGAAGGGTCTGCAGCAGTGGGTCGCCGAAGCGGAGCAGAGCGGCATTCGCTCGCTGCAGGAATTCGCTGCTCGACTGAAGAGCTATTCGGTCGCCAACGCCTGA
- a CDS encoding saccharopine dehydrogenase family protein: protein MGLRVIVIGATGVFGSRIAQRLARDPRFSLTISGRRLPPLEALRVSMGDPLVQVATLDVEGDDFPRALAQLKPQLVIHTAGPFQRQDYRVAEACLACDSDYIDLADGRDFVCGFDRLDESARHAGRLLVSGASSVPALSSAVVDALTPRFGRLDRIEHAINPGNRTPRGDATVASILGYCGRPIRVWRQGQWANSHGWMDSQRQVFPFGRRRVGVCDIPDLELFPSRYPQVRTVVFRAGLELPLLQWATWCAAVLVRLGLVRDLACHAPWMRRLSERFIRFGTDVGGMSVEMRGEDRNGVALHLRWWLEADAGDGPQVPVTPAVVLARQLADGRVEAKGALPCMGLLTLEQITAGFDGFALRTGFELVR from the coding sequence ATGGGCTTACGGGTAATTGTCATTGGAGCGACCGGTGTGTTCGGCTCTCGTATCGCGCAACGTCTGGCTCGCGATCCGCGTTTCTCGTTGACTATCTCCGGGCGCCGGTTGCCTCCGCTGGAAGCACTGCGTGTGTCGATGGGCGATCCGCTAGTTCAGGTCGCAACGCTGGATGTCGAAGGTGATGATTTCCCGCGGGCCTTGGCGCAGCTCAAGCCGCAGCTGGTCATCCATACCGCAGGTCCGTTCCAGCGACAGGACTATCGCGTCGCCGAGGCGTGTCTGGCTTGTGACAGCGATTACATCGATCTGGCCGATGGCCGTGATTTCGTGTGCGGCTTTGATCGCCTGGATGAGTCCGCCAGACATGCAGGTCGCCTGCTGGTCAGCGGTGCATCCAGCGTGCCTGCCTTGAGTTCGGCTGTCGTCGATGCGCTAACGCCACGCTTCGGCAGGCTCGATCGTATCGAGCACGCGATCAATCCGGGCAACCGCACGCCGCGCGGTGATGCCACGGTGGCTTCCATCCTCGGTTATTGCGGTCGCCCGATACGAGTCTGGCGGCAAGGGCAGTGGGCAAACAGCCATGGCTGGATGGATAGCCAGCGCCAGGTGTTTCCCTTTGGTCGACGCCGAGTCGGCGTGTGCGACATTCCGGATCTCGAACTATTTCCTTCACGCTATCCGCAAGTGCGCACCGTCGTTTTTCGCGCTGGCCTTGAGCTGCCCTTGTTGCAGTGGGCTACCTGGTGCGCTGCGGTGCTGGTGCGGCTTGGTCTTGTTCGCGACCTGGCATGCCACGCGCCCTGGATGCGGCGCCTGAGCGAGCGTTTCATCCGTTTTGGAACGGATGTCGGTGGCATGAGCGTCGAGATGCGTGGCGAGGATCGAAATGGCGTGGCGCTCCACCTCCGATGGTGGCTAGAAGCGGATGCGGGCGACGGGCCGCAGGTGCCAGTGACGCCCGCTGTCGTGCTGGCGCGACAACTCGCGGACGGGAGGGTGGAGGCTAAAGGGGCGTTGCCGTGCATGGGGCTGCTCACGCTTGAGCAGATAACCGCCGGCTTTGACGGATTTGCGCTGCGTACAGGCTTCGAGCTAGTGCGCTAA
- a CDS encoding thiol-disulfide oxidoreductase DCC family protein codes for MASDNSPPVIVFDGVCVLCSRWVDFILRHDHAGLFRLAAMQGAQGRSLLIAHGLSPDDPSSFLLVQDGHGFSNTDAIARVLKQLGGRWRYASAAVRAVPPGLRDPAYRWMARHRYRLFGRRSQCRLPEPDQAWRFIE; via the coding sequence ATGGCCAGTGACAACAGTCCGCCCGTCATCGTATTCGACGGCGTCTGCGTGCTCTGCAGTCGCTGGGTGGATTTCATTCTCCGTCACGATCACGCCGGCCTTTTTCGGCTCGCGGCCATGCAAGGCGCGCAGGGGCGATCCCTGCTTATCGCACACGGCCTCTCACCCGACGATCCATCGTCGTTCCTGCTCGTGCAGGATGGCCACGGCTTCAGCAATACTGATGCGATCGCCCGCGTGCTCAAGCAGCTCGGTGGGCGCTGGCGTTACGCCAGTGCTGCTGTGCGTGCCGTACCGCCAGGCCTGCGTGATCCCGCTTATCGCTGGATGGCCAGACATCGCTACCGGCTCTTCGGCAGGCGCTCCCAGTGCCGACTTCCAGAGCCCGACCAGGCCTGGCGATTTATCGAATAG